The Leptospirales bacterium genome has a window encoding:
- the rplW gene encoding 50S ribosomal protein L23, protein MDLHQVIIAPLITEKAEGQKEPRKDVHRYVFRVHPSANKELIRQALHHLFKVKAVRINTMVVPGKKKRFRADRIKLPKWKKAIVTLAPGQSIELVKGA, encoded by the coding sequence ATGGATCTGCACCAGGTAATCATCGCTCCGCTGATCACTGAAAAAGCGGAGGGCCAAAAGGAGCCGCGCAAAGACGTGCATCGCTATGTCTTTCGCGTTCATCCTTCGGCCAACAAGGAATTGATTCGGCAGGCGCTGCACCATCTGTTCAAGGTGAAGGCCGTGCGCATCAATACGATGGTCGTGCCGGGCAAAAAGAAGCGCTTCCGGGCTGATCGCATCAAGCTTCCGAAGTGGAAGAAGGCAATTGTGACTCTGGCGCCGGGTCAATCGATCGAACTTGTGAAGGGCGCCTGA
- the rpsH gene encoding 30S ribosomal protein S8: MSLADPIADMLTRIRNASRAGHPSVSFPGSRLKVAILDILKKEGFIDEYQLRKASNKTDIEVKLKYADKRPVIRQIERVSRPGRRFYTAAEKLRPVRNNLGISIISTSQGVMTGRKARKLNIGGEVLCRVW, encoded by the coding sequence ATGAGTCTCGCAGATCCAATTGCAGATATGCTCACCAGAATCCGGAACGCCAGTCGCGCCGGTCATCCCTCGGTAAGCTTTCCCGGTTCGCGGCTGAAGGTCGCGATCCTGGATATCCTGAAGAAGGAAGGCTTTATCGACGAATACCAGCTGCGCAAGGCCAGCAACAAGACCGATATCGAGGTCAAGCTGAAGTATGCCGATAAGCGCCCGGTAATCCGGCAGATTGAACGCGTCTCCAGACCTGGACGACGTTTCTACACTGCCGCTGAAAAGCTGCGGCCTGTGCGCAATAATCTGGGCATTTCGATCATCTCCACCTCTCAGGGTGTAATGACGGGGCGCAAAGCGCGTAAATTGAATATCGGCGGCGAAGTTCTCTGCCGGGTTTGGTAA
- the rplF gene encoding 50S ribosomal protein L6, translating into MSRVGKALINMPAGVTVSLRDGAIAVKGPLGELQSPLPAGISLEQKDGALELRRANDERELRALHGTARALLQNTVLGVSKGWEKRLELIGVGYRAQLKGKELVFSLGYSHEVRYALPAAVAATVTDQTKIDLKSIDKQKLGQVASEIRALRPPEPYKGKGVKYADETIRRKAGKAGKAGKK; encoded by the coding sequence ATGTCTCGGGTAGGGAAAGCCCTGATCAACATGCCGGCGGGCGTCACTGTCTCCTTAAGGGATGGCGCAATTGCGGTGAAAGGTCCGCTGGGCGAGCTTCAGTCGCCGCTGCCTGCAGGCATCAGCCTGGAGCAGAAGGATGGCGCACTTGAGTTGCGTCGTGCAAATGACGAACGAGAGCTGCGCGCTCTGCATGGCACGGCGCGGGCTCTGCTGCAAAATACGGTACTGGGCGTCAGCAAAGGCTGGGAGAAGCGACTGGAGCTGATCGGAGTAGGCTATCGCGCGCAGCTCAAGGGAAAGGAACTGGTCTTTTCACTTGGCTATTCGCACGAAGTCCGCTACGCATTGCCTGCTGCGGTTGCAGCGACGGTCACGGACCAGACCAAAATTGATCTGAAAAGCATTGATAAGCAAAAGCTGGGGCAGGTCGCCTCAGAAATCCGGGCCTTGCGTCCGCCGGAGCCCTACAAGGGCAAAGGGGTCAAATACGCGGATGAAACCATTCGTCGCAAGGCCGGGAAGGCCGGAAAAGCGGGTAAGAAGTAG
- the tuf gene encoding elongation factor Tu, with amino-acid sequence MSKEKFERSKPHVNVGTIGHVDHGKTTLTAAITTVLASTKGGKNKAVKYDEIDNAPEERERGITIATSHQEYETDNRHYAHVDCPGHADYVKNMITGAAQMDAAILVCSAVDGAMPQTREHILLARQVGVPYVVVFLNKVDMINEGEREEMVELVKEEVKDLLVKYGYPAETPFVMGSGLKALEGDKSEIGEGAVLKLMETLDSYVPEPKRAIDKDFLMPVEDVFSITGRGTVATGRVEQGKLNINDEVEIVGIKDTTKTVITGIEMFRKLLDYAQAGDNIGALLRGVKKEDIQRGQVLAKPGSIKPHNKFKAEVYVLTKDEGGRHTPFFNNYRPQFYFRTTDVTGTIKLPGGTEMVMPGDNISIEVELITPIAMDKGLKFAIREGGRTVGSGVVAEVVQ; translated from the coding sequence ATGAGTAAGGAAAAATTTGAACGCAGTAAACCGCACGTAAACGTAGGCACCATCGGCCACGTTGACCACGGCAAGACAACGCTGACGGCAGCCATTACTACTGTACTGGCAAGCACCAAAGGCGGTAAGAACAAGGCCGTCAAATACGACGAGATTGATAACGCTCCCGAAGAGCGCGAACGCGGTATTACCATCGCCACCTCGCACCAGGAATACGAGACCGACAATCGGCACTATGCGCACGTAGACTGCCCGGGCCATGCTGACTATGTGAAGAACATGATCACCGGCGCCGCGCAGATGGATGCGGCCATTCTGGTTTGTTCTGCGGTCGATGGCGCCATGCCGCAGACGCGCGAGCACATCCTGCTGGCCCGTCAGGTAGGCGTCCCTTACGTTGTGGTCTTCCTGAACAAAGTCGACATGATCAACGAGGGCGAGCGCGAAGAAATGGTCGAACTCGTAAAAGAGGAGGTGAAGGACCTGCTGGTTAAGTATGGCTATCCGGCGGAAACTCCCTTTGTCATGGGTTCCGGGCTGAAGGCGCTGGAAGGCGACAAGTCCGAAATTGGCGAGGGCGCAGTGCTCAAGCTGATGGAAACCCTGGACAGCTATGTTCCCGAGCCCAAGCGCGCCATTGATAAGGACTTCCTGATGCCGGTGGAAGACGTGTTCTCCATTACCGGTCGCGGCACCGTGGCCACCGGTCGCGTGGAGCAGGGCAAGCTGAACATCAACGATGAAGTTGAAATTGTAGGCATCAAGGATACGACCAAGACGGTTATCACCGGAATCGAGATGTTCCGCAAGCTGCTCGATTATGCGCAGGCTGGAGACAACATCGGCGCGTTGCTGCGCGGCGTTAAGAAAGAGGATATCCAGCGCGGTCAGGTTCTGGCCAAGCCGGGATCAATCAAACCGCACAACAAGTTCAAGGCTGAGGTCTACGTTCTGACCAAGGACGAAGGCGGACGCCACACTCCCTTTTTCAATAACTACCGTCCGCAGTTCTACTTTCGGACGACCGACGTTACGGGAACGATCAAGCTGCCGGGCGGCACCGAGATGGTGATGCCGGGCGACAACATCTCCATTGAGGTCGAGCTGATTACGCCGATCGCTATGGATAAGGGTCTGAAATTCGCAATCCGTGAAGGCGGGCGAACGGTGGGCTCTGGAGTTGTGGCTGAGGTAGTTCAGTAA
- the rplC gene encoding 50S ribosomal protein L3: MAKGIIAQKLGMTRVFDEAGNSLPVTVLRAGPCRVLQVKSAEKEGYEAIQLGFAPSLARRVSKAERGHQKGAENPLRILREFRDAGDYQLGQELRADVFAPGDRVRVIGVSKGKGFQGPVKRYGFGGGRATHGSGFHRAPGSLGAHTYPGRVFKGKRMGGHMGVANVTVRNLQVVLVDAVENLILIKGAVPGPRSAIVQIEAL; encoded by the coding sequence ATGGCTAAGGGAATCATAGCGCAAAAACTGGGGATGACTCGCGTCTTCGACGAGGCTGGCAATTCTTTGCCGGTTACCGTTCTGCGCGCCGGTCCCTGCCGCGTGCTGCAGGTCAAGTCGGCGGAAAAGGAGGGCTACGAGGCGATTCAGCTCGGTTTCGCTCCATCCCTCGCCCGTCGCGTCAGCAAGGCTGAACGGGGTCATCAGAAGGGAGCGGAGAATCCGCTGCGCATTCTCCGCGAGTTTCGCGATGCCGGCGACTATCAGCTTGGCCAGGAACTCCGCGCTGATGTGTTTGCGCCAGGCGATCGCGTGCGTGTCATCGGCGTCAGCAAAGGCAAGGGTTTTCAAGGGCCGGTCAAGCGCTATGGCTTTGGCGGCGGTCGGGCCACGCACGGCTCCGGCTTTCATCGCGCGCCGGGATCGCTGGGAGCGCATACCTATCCGGGTCGAGTATTCAAAGGCAAGCGCATGGGCGGCCATATGGGCGTGGCCAATGTCACGGTTCGCAATCTGCAGGTGGTTCTGGTCGACGCTGTCGAAAACCTGATCCTGATCAAAGGTGCAGTGCCGGGACCGCGCAGCGCAATAGTGCAGATCGAGGCGCTTTGA
- the rplE gene encoding 50S ribosomal protein L5 has product MSVLYKKYREAVAPELFKEFEYGSVMQVPRLEKITLNIGMGDAPANPKGYETAIEEMALITGQRPVKTRAKKSIAGFKLREGSAIGAKVTLRGKRMYEFLERLVFVALPRVRDFKGINPDGFDGRGNYNMSIKEQIIFPEIDVDKVDSYHGLNLTFTTTAKTDAEARSLMTRLGMPFKKK; this is encoded by the coding sequence ATGAGCGTTCTCTATAAAAAGTATCGCGAGGCAGTGGCCCCCGAGTTGTTCAAAGAGTTTGAGTACGGCTCAGTGATGCAGGTGCCGCGCTTGGAGAAGATTACGCTCAACATTGGCATGGGCGATGCTCCGGCCAATCCGAAGGGTTATGAGACGGCCATCGAAGAAATGGCCCTGATCACCGGGCAGCGCCCGGTGAAGACGCGGGCCAAGAAGTCTATAGCTGGATTCAAGCTTCGCGAGGGTTCGGCAATCGGCGCTAAAGTTACGCTGCGTGGTAAGCGCATGTATGAATTCCTGGAGCGGTTGGTGTTCGTAGCGCTGCCTCGTGTGCGCGACTTCAAGGGCATCAACCCCGACGGCTTTGATGGCCGCGGAAACTACAACATGTCGATCAAGGAGCAAATTATCTTTCCAGAGATCGATGTGGATAAAGTCGATAGTTATCATGGTTTGAACCTGACTTTTACTACCACGGCAAAGACCGATGCGGAAGCGCGTTCGCTGATGACCCGCCTCGGAATGCCGTTCAAGAAGAAGTAG
- the rpsJ gene encoding 30S ribosomal protein S10, translated as MAQRIRVKLKAFDHRLIDRSAAEIVATAKKTGAEISGPIPLPTRVERFTVLRSVHVNVKSREQFEVRTHKRLIDIMNTNPDTVDALMKLQLPAGVSVDIKS; from the coding sequence ATGGCCCAGAGAATTCGAGTAAAATTGAAGGCATTCGATCACCGTTTGATCGATCGGTCCGCCGCTGAAATTGTAGCGACGGCCAAGAAAACCGGCGCTGAAATCTCCGGGCCGATTCCGCTTCCAACGCGGGTGGAGCGCTTCACGGTGCTCCGCTCGGTGCATGTTAACGTAAAATCACGCGAGCAGTTCGAAGTGAGAACGCACAAGCGCTTGATTGATATTATGAATACAAATCCAGACACGGTGGATGCGCTGATGAAGCTGCAGCTGCCGGCTGGCGTCAGCGTCGATATTAAGAGCTGA
- the rplB gene encoding 50S ribosomal protein L2, translated as MAVKKFKPHTPTLRYKTVLDFSGLDKVRPNKQLVESLNYGAGRNSAGRITIWWRGGRHKRLYRKIDFKRNKIGVAGVVDTLEYDPNRSANIALIKYADGDQRYILAPDGLQRGQTVLSADDAPIRPGNALPLEKIPVGSSVHNIEMQPGRGGQIARSAGSFATIAGRDGDYSILKMPSGETRRVHCRCRATVGEVGNREHNLVSLGKAGRKRWLGRRPHVRGVAMNPVDHPLGGGEGKTSGGRHPVTPWGQPTRGYKTRKKNKPSNNFIIQRRVNKRIGR; from the coding sequence ATGGCCGTAAAGAAATTTAAACCGCATACACCGACGCTGCGCTACAAGACTGTTCTGGACTTTAGCGGTCTGGACAAGGTTCGACCAAACAAGCAGCTGGTCGAAAGTCTGAACTACGGCGCAGGCCGTAACAGCGCAGGCCGCATCACTATCTGGTGGCGTGGCGGTCGACACAAGCGCCTTTATCGGAAGATCGACTTCAAGCGCAACAAGATCGGCGTCGCCGGCGTTGTGGATACCCTGGAATATGATCCCAACCGCTCCGCCAATATTGCGCTGATCAAGTATGCCGATGGCGACCAGCGTTATATCCTGGCGCCGGATGGACTGCAACGCGGCCAAACCGTGCTTTCGGCTGACGATGCGCCGATTCGTCCAGGTAATGCGCTGCCGCTGGAGAAAATCCCGGTCGGTTCTTCTGTGCACAATATCGAAATGCAGCCAGGGCGAGGCGGGCAGATTGCTCGCTCTGCGGGATCCTTCGCCACGATTGCCGGCCGCGATGGCGACTACAGTATTCTCAAGATGCCCTCCGGGGAAACACGACGCGTACATTGCCGCTGCCGGGCGACGGTTGGCGAAGTCGGCAATCGCGAACACAACCTGGTGAGCCTTGGTAAGGCCGGACGTAAGCGCTGGCTGGGACGGCGGCCGCACGTGCGCGGCGTCGCCATGAACCCTGTGGATCACCCGCTGGGCGGCGGCGAGGGCAAGACCTCTGGCGGCCGTCATCCGGTTACGCCCTGGGGCCAGCCGACCCGCGGCTACAAAACGCGCAAAAAGAATAAACCATCGAACAATTTTATCATTCAACGCCGCGTGAATAAGCGCATCGGACGTTGA
- the rplD gene encoding 50S ribosomal protein L4, translating to MKVNQYDRSGKLKGQAELPEAVFGAKVSPAAIHAVVRAELANRRQGTHKIKVRDEVSGGGKKPWRQKGTGNARQGSTRAPQWRGGGIVHGPQPRSYRMEVPQQIRQAGLRGVLSKKAESGAISVLEDVQVEGYSTRAVAEVFKAMGLVKEPSVAWIVGSDDAKLRASARNIGNLHLIHASRLNAPEILYSGAVVITQSALRILSETLGKSGSGRAA from the coding sequence ATGAAAGTGAATCAGTACGATCGTAGCGGAAAACTCAAGGGGCAGGCCGAGTTGCCAGAAGCCGTCTTTGGCGCAAAGGTAAGCCCGGCGGCCATTCATGCCGTGGTGCGCGCGGAGCTGGCCAACCGCCGTCAGGGAACGCACAAGATCAAAGTCCGCGACGAAGTGTCCGGCGGCGGCAAGAAGCCCTGGCGCCAGAAGGGCACAGGCAACGCGCGCCAGGGATCGACGCGCGCTCCGCAATGGCGCGGCGGCGGTATCGTGCACGGGCCGCAACCGCGTAGTTATCGTATGGAAGTGCCGCAGCAAATACGCCAGGCCGGCTTGCGTGGCGTGCTCAGTAAGAAAGCTGAAAGCGGCGCGATCAGCGTACTGGAAGATGTTCAAGTCGAAGGCTACAGCACTCGCGCAGTAGCCGAAGTGTTTAAGGCTATGGGCCTCGTCAAAGAACCTTCCGTTGCGTGGATCGTCGGCAGCGATGATGCGAAGCTTCGCGCCTCGGCCCGGAACATTGGCAATCTGCACTTGATCCATGCCTCGCGCTTGAATGCGCCCGAAATTCTGTATTCCGGAGCAGTGGTCATTACGCAGAGCGCTTTGCGTATCTTGAGTGAGACGCTTGGCAAGAGCGGCAGCGGGAGGGCGGCCTGA
- the rplX gene encoding 50S ribosomal protein L24 — protein sequence MALDSREMEAKKRRKVRLKAGDEVIVISGREKGKRGAVRFVDKKRDRVVVEGLNKVKRFQRPTQENPKGGVLEMEFGIPISNVMFYDAKTKSGKRVGYLREAGERKRVVRSKKETREIKEKAEK from the coding sequence ATGGCACTAGACAGCAGAGAAATGGAAGCCAAAAAGCGCCGTAAAGTGCGGCTCAAGGCTGGCGACGAAGTGATCGTAATCAGCGGTCGAGAAAAGGGGAAGCGCGGCGCCGTTCGCTTCGTAGATAAGAAGCGCGACCGCGTGGTCGTCGAAGGCCTGAACAAGGTGAAGCGCTTTCAGCGTCCCACGCAGGAAAATCCTAAAGGCGGCGTTCTGGAAATGGAGTTTGGCATCCCGATCTCCAATGTAATGTTCTACGATGCGAAGACAAAAAGCGGGAAGCGTGTTGGCTATCTTCGTGAAGCGGGCGAGCGCAAACGCGTCGTTCGCAGCAAAAAAGAGACGCGTGAGATTAAGGAAAAGGCTGAGAAGTAA
- the rplR gene encoding 50S ribosomal protein L18: MNRLEQKRNRKSRRVERVRHAIKPKTPRARLVVNRSNKYIHCQVVDDLAGKTLAAASTAEKGFSKRGKNKECAAALGAVIAERALAKGIKQVVLDRRGLIYHGRVAALADAAREKGLEF, from the coding sequence ATGAATCGTCTGGAACAAAAGCGCAATCGCAAGTCGCGTCGAGTGGAACGGGTGCGCCATGCGATCAAGCCCAAGACGCCTCGCGCTCGGCTCGTCGTGAATCGTTCGAACAAGTACATCCATTGCCAGGTCGTGGACGACCTGGCAGGCAAAACCCTTGCCGCCGCCAGCACGGCCGAAAAGGGATTCAGCAAACGCGGGAAGAACAAAGAGTGTGCGGCGGCGTTGGGCGCAGTCATTGCCGAGCGAGCGCTTGCCAAGGGCATCAAGCAAGTCGTGCTCGATCGTCGGGGTTTGATATACCACGGTCGCGTGGCGGCTCTTGCCGATGCCGCTCGTGAAAAGGGACTGGAGTTCTAA
- the rpsC gene encoding 30S ribosomal protein S3 yields MGQKVNPVGLRVGITRSWDSVWFSKEEYRKNLHEDLMLRRLIQKRFKRAGIVRIVVERFPEKINVSIHTVRPGMIIGQKGASIEQLKSELKRRVQKPIAVGIVEVKKPETVAQVIADTIAQQLEQRMPFRRVMKQALRGAMRGGVDGVKIGVSGRLNGADMARAEQYKDGRVPLHTLRGRVEYAHSEAKTTYGMIGVKVWTYHGDLLPGVEKEEEDQYAVRRRTG; encoded by the coding sequence ATGGGACAAAAAGTAAATCCAGTTGGTCTGCGAGTTGGCATTACCCGAAGCTGGGATTCGGTTTGGTTCTCCAAAGAGGAATACCGCAAGAACCTGCATGAGGATCTGATGCTGCGGCGCTTGATCCAGAAGCGCTTCAAGCGCGCGGGCATTGTACGCATTGTTGTCGAGCGCTTCCCGGAAAAAATCAATGTAAGCATTCACACTGTGCGTCCCGGTATGATCATCGGGCAGAAAGGAGCAAGCATCGAGCAGCTGAAGTCCGAGCTGAAAAGGCGCGTCCAGAAGCCGATCGCTGTAGGCATTGTCGAAGTCAAGAAGCCAGAAACCGTCGCGCAGGTAATTGCTGATACGATTGCACAGCAGCTGGAGCAGCGGATGCCCTTCCGCCGGGTTATGAAGCAGGCGCTTCGCGGCGCAATGCGCGGCGGCGTGGACGGCGTAAAGATTGGCGTTTCCGGACGCTTGAACGGCGCCGATATGGCCCGCGCCGAGCAATACAAAGATGGACGAGTTCCGCTACATACGCTGCGCGGTCGTGTAGAATATGCTCATAGCGAAGCCAAGACTACCTACGGCATGATCGGGGTGAAAGTGTGGACCTACCACGGCGACCTGCTGCCAGGGGTTGAGAAAGAAGAAGAGGATCAGTACGCAGTTCGCCGTCGAACGGGCTGA
- the rpmD gene encoding 50S ribosomal protein L30, which translates to MSEEVKVTLLKSSIGRHPSHRRTLRALGLRYTGASRKHKTTPAIKGMLLQVGYLIKVEKA; encoded by the coding sequence ATGAGCGAAGAAGTAAAAGTGACGCTGTTGAAAAGCTCCATCGGGCGGCATCCGTCGCACCGTCGCACCCTGCGAGCCCTGGGTTTGCGTTATACTGGAGCCAGCCGCAAGCATAAGACGACCCCTGCTATCAAGGGAATGTTGCTGCAAGTTGGCTACTTGATCAAAGTCGAGAAGGCCTGA
- the rpmC gene encoding 50S ribosomal protein L29: MSDEELKKQLVDSRRELMELRFNFAVARSLPNPARVGRLKRNVARILTVTQERAQGKATQKASSGRKKKK; encoded by the coding sequence ATGAGTGACGAAGAACTGAAGAAGCAGCTGGTCGATTCGCGGCGCGAATTGATGGAGCTTCGTTTCAATTTTGCTGTCGCTCGGTCGCTGCCCAACCCGGCGCGCGTTGGTCGCTTGAAGCGCAACGTCGCGCGGATCCTCACTGTCACTCAAGAGCGTGCACAGGGTAAGGCTACGCAAAAGGCCTCCAGCGGACGCAAGAAGAAGAAATAG
- the rplV gene encoding 50S ribosomal protein L22 — protein MESKAVSRFLMISPRKVRLVADEIRGFSYPEAVDILRFIPRKGARMLEKALKSARANASVQSDAVRDDQLFVKKLYIDGGPVMKRWRARAKGRGVRILKRTSHITVVLGDK, from the coding sequence ATGGAAAGCAAGGCTGTATCGCGCTTTCTGATGATCAGTCCGCGAAAGGTCCGCCTGGTAGCGGACGAAATACGCGGCTTTTCATACCCTGAGGCTGTCGACATCCTGCGCTTCATTCCGCGGAAGGGCGCGCGCATGCTGGAAAAGGCGCTGAAATCGGCGCGAGCTAACGCCAGTGTGCAGAGCGATGCGGTGCGCGATGATCAGCTATTTGTGAAGAAGCTCTATATCGACGGCGGACCGGTGATGAAGCGCTGGCGGGCGCGCGCCAAAGGGCGCGGGGTGCGCATACTGAAGCGCACCAGTCACATCACTGTGGTGCTTGGCGACAAGTAA
- the rplN gene encoding 50S ribosomal protein L14, with amino-acid sequence MIQVETFLDVADNTGARRVQCIKVLGGTRRRYATVGDIIVVAIKDAIPAYGLKDGTGKKVHNKAVQKAVVVRTRKEIRRTDGSYIRFDDNACAIIDEKLNPRGTRIFGPVARELRDKKFMKIVSLAPEVL; translated from the coding sequence ATGATTCAGGTTGAAACCTTTCTGGACGTAGCGGACAACACCGGCGCGCGCCGCGTGCAGTGTATTAAGGTTCTTGGCGGAACGCGGCGTCGCTATGCAACTGTTGGCGATATCATCGTCGTCGCGATCAAGGACGCGATCCCGGCTTACGGCCTCAAGGACGGAACCGGCAAGAAGGTGCACAACAAGGCCGTGCAAAAGGCGGTGGTTGTGCGGACGCGCAAAGAAATTCGGCGAACGGATGGTTCCTACATTCGCTTCGACGACAACGCCTGTGCTATTATTGACGAAAAGCTGAATCCGCGAGGCACGCGCATCTTTGGGCCCGTAGCCCGTGAATTGCGCGATAAGAAGTTTATGAAGATCGTATCGCTGGCGCCGGAAGTACTCTAG
- the rpsE gene encoding 30S ribosomal protein S5, whose translation MMQAGIESERELVEKVVRINRVSKVVKGGRRFSFNALAVVGDGAGQVGIGLGKANEVPDAIRKAIEQARHNMRKVSLTRKRTLPHEVHGAFKATRVMLRPASPGTGIIAGEAVRSVVEQAGVHDILSKVVGSKNTINVVRATMDALQQLETPIVSAGKRRISLRQLFGQDL comes from the coding sequence ATGATGCAAGCGGGTATCGAAAGCGAACGCGAACTGGTTGAGAAAGTAGTTCGCATCAACCGTGTTTCCAAGGTGGTCAAAGGCGGCCGCCGCTTTTCCTTCAACGCACTGGCCGTTGTCGGCGACGGCGCCGGTCAGGTGGGAATTGGATTGGGAAAGGCCAATGAAGTACCCGATGCCATTCGCAAGGCCATCGAGCAAGCTCGTCACAATATGCGCAAAGTGAGTCTGACCCGCAAGCGCACGCTGCCGCATGAGGTGCATGGCGCCTTCAAAGCGACGCGTGTTATGCTGCGACCGGCAAGCCCGGGAACGGGGATTATCGCCGGCGAAGCAGTGCGTTCGGTCGTCGAGCAGGCCGGCGTTCATGATATTTTGAGTAAGGTCGTCGGATCGAAAAACACAATCAATGTGGTGCGCGCCACGATGGACGCGCTGCAGCAACTGGAGACGCCAATTGTTAGCGCGGGCAAGCGTCGCATCAGTTTGCGTCAACTGTTTGGTCAGGATCTTTAA
- the rplP gene encoding 50S ribosomal protein L16 — MLAPKRVKYRKRQRGRMKGKAHRGSTVAFGEYGLKAMTGGNLSARQIEAARRAMTRRVKRGGKMWIRIFPDYPVTKKPAETRMGSGKGAPEFWVARIHPGRVLFEMSGIDEAAAREALELAAHKLPLRTSFVKKEVI, encoded by the coding sequence ATGCTGGCGCCAAAGCGAGTAAAATATAGAAAACGGCAACGCGGCCGTATGAAGGGTAAGGCCCACCGCGGCAGCACCGTGGCCTTCGGCGAATACGGTCTGAAGGCAATGACCGGCGGCAATCTCAGCGCTCGTCAGATCGAGGCTGCGCGTCGCGCCATGACCCGTCGCGTAAAGCGCGGCGGTAAGATGTGGATTCGGATTTTCCCTGATTATCCGGTCACCAAAAAGCCGGCCGAAACGCGCATGGGTTCGGGCAAGGGCGCTCCGGAATTCTGGGTGGCGCGAATCCATCCTGGTCGGGTGCTGTTTGAAATGAGCGGCATTGACGAAGCGGCGGCGCGCGAAGCGCTGGAACTCGCAGCGCACAAGTTGCCGCTGCGCACAAGCTTTGTTAAGAAAGAAGTCATCTAG
- the rpsQ gene encoding 30S ribosomal protein S17, protein MSEAKQKRENIVQGRVVSDKMDKTRVILVETVRTHPYLSKPMRRSRRVKIHDEKNECKSGDLVQAIETRPLSADKRHRLLKIIEKAEAEA, encoded by the coding sequence ATGTCGGAAGCAAAGCAGAAGCGAGAAAACATCGTCCAGGGGCGGGTGGTCTCGGATAAGATGGACAAGACGCGCGTGATCTTGGTCGAAACGGTGCGCACGCACCCCTATCTGTCCAAGCCTATGCGTCGTTCGCGTCGGGTAAAAATCCACGACGAGAAGAATGAATGCAAGTCCGGAGACCTCGTGCAGGCAATTGAGACGCGTCCGCTGTCCGCTGACAAGCGTCATCGCCTGCTGAAGATCATCGAAAAGGCGGAGGCCGAGGCATGA
- the rpsS gene encoding 30S ribosomal protein S19, with protein MARSLKKGPYVAEHLMARITKMNNENNRKPFKSWSRRSTIFPEMIGHTVLVHNGAKFIPVYINENMVGHKLGEFSPTRTFRGHTSQDKKVKK; from the coding sequence ATGGCCCGTTCATTGAAAAAAGGACCCTACGTGGCAGAGCATCTGATGGCTCGCATCACGAAGATGAACAATGAGAACAACCGCAAGCCCTTCAAAAGCTGGTCGCGTCGTTCCACTATTTTTCCGGAAATGATCGGTCACACCGTGCTGGTGCACAACGGGGCAAAGTTCATTCCTGTTTATATCAACGAGAATATGGTGGGTCATAAGCTTGGCGAATTTTCGCCGACCAGGACCTTTCGCGGTCATACCTCGCAGGACAAGAAGGTGAAGAAATAA
- a CDS encoding type Z 30S ribosomal protein S14, whose protein sequence is MAKKSVVERHKRKPKFKVRAYNRCPLCGRPRAYLRRFDMCRICFRKLAGFGQVPGVLKSSW, encoded by the coding sequence ATGGCAAAGAAATCAGTCGTTGAGCGGCACAAGCGGAAGCCGAAGTTTAAGGTGCGGGCCTACAATCGCTGCCCGCTCTGCGGTCGGCCCAGGGCATACCTGCGCCGTTTCGATATGTGCCGCATCTGTTTCCGAAAACTTGCCGGTTTTGGCCAGGTTCCCGGCGTGTTGAAATCCTCATGGTAA